In Notolabrus celidotus isolate fNotCel1 chromosome 10, fNotCel1.pri, whole genome shotgun sequence, one DNA window encodes the following:
- the asmtl gene encoding probable bifunctional dTTP/UTP pyrophosphatase/methyltransferase protein isoform X2, producing MPLNPVISKLANKLVVLASASPRRQDILRNAGLKFEVVPSWFKETLDKGLFKAPHEYAVETAKQKALEVARRMPFKHRKTPDMVIGADTIVTVDGMILEKPVDKHDAYRMLSSLSGKEHSVYTGVVILLCHDKENEEVDYQLIDFYEETKVKFADLSESMLWEYINSGEPMDKAGGYGIQALGGMLVECVHGDFLNVVGFPLNHFCKQLDLIYNRSTSSLDLDSSSVSLSENSPHSNSHSSSAKHRPSSSSSKQTHHNKKSPSTSPLHKVKRIGSDSEASESSLKLVNSSSKHADISDTTTVPLMTSRGQLSEHEDGEPKKKDLQKIMDLMDGFKASKALFTASKMCVFDLLRSKPGLDAEQVAQEIKASVKGTVCLLEACVSLGLLKSKEQNFQKPVYENTDLASRFLLSDAPFSLHGYIQHCDNTIWPLFSHLESAVKEGASQHDKAFGKKSKDMFQDTVYYNQEVKLRFMNAMHSIAKVTGRAVATAFDLSSFKTACDLGGCTGAMAYEFTKAHPGLSVTVFDLPAVVEMSDRFTPLHKGNRMSYVAGDFFEDELPKADLYILARILHDWPDERVHILLKRISDACRPGCGVLLSEIFLDEDRGGPSRGLLQALSMSVGKQRSATEYSLLLKSHGFITAHVRHTDNMLDAMLCIKE from the exons ATGCCGCTGAACCCTGTCATCTCCAAACTCGCCAATAAACTGGTCGTGCTGGCAAGTGCTTCTCCTAGGAGACAGGATATTCTACGTAATGCG GGTTTAAAGTTTGAGGTGGTACCATCCTGGTTCAAAGAAACTCTGGATAAGGGACTTTTCAAAGCACCTCACGAGTATGCTGTCGAGACTGCCAAACAGAAGGCCTTGGAAGTGGCCAGGAGGATGCCCTTT AAACACCGGAAGACTCCAGACATGGTTATTGGAGCAGACACCATCGTg ACTGTTGATGGGATGATTCTAGAGAAGCCTGTCGACAAACATGATGCTTACAGGATGCTGTCAAG CTTGAGTGGTAAAGAGCACAGTGTCTACACTGGTGTAGTGATACTCCTCTGCCATGACAAAGAAA ATGAAGAAGTGGATTACCAGCTTATTGACTTCTATGAAGAAACAAAGGTGAAGTTTGCAGATCTGTCAGAAAGTATGCTGTGGGAATACATCAATAGTGGTGAACCCAT gGACAAGGCCGGTGGGTATGGTATTCAGGCTCTGGGGGGCATGCTGGTGGAGTGCGTCCACGGAGACTTCCTAAATGTTGTGGGGTTCCCCCTCAACCACTTCTGCAAACAGCTAGACCTGATTTACAACCGATCCACTTCCTCTTTAGACCTGGACAGTTCGTCTGTAAGCCTGAGTGAAAATAGCCCTCACAGCAACAGTCACAGTTCTTCAGCCAAACACAGACCCTCTTCATCCAgctccaaacaaacacatcacaacaaGAAGAGCCCCTCAACCAGCCCCCTCCACAAG GTGAAGAGGATCGGCAGTGACAGTGAAGCTAGTGAGAGTTCTCTGAAGTTGGTCAACAGCTCGTCTAAGCATGCAGACATCTCTGACACTACAACGGTACCACtgatgaccagcagggggcagctgTCAGAGCATGAGGACGGTGAACCCAAAAAAAAGGACCTGCAGAAAATCATGGATTTGATGGATGGTTTCAAAGCTTCAAAG GCACTGTTTACAGCCTCCAAGATGTGTGTGTTCGACCTGCTACGAAGCAAACCAGGGCTGGATGCAGAGCAGGTCGCCCAGGAGATCAAAGCCTCTGTGAAGGGGACTGTGTGTCTGTTAGAAGCCTGCGTGTCTCTGGGTCTATTGAAAAGCAAAGAACAAA ATTTCCAGAAGCCGGTATATGAGAACACAGACCTGGCCTCACGTTTTCTACTATCAGACGCTCCTTTCTCACTGCATGGCTACATCCAGCATTGTGACAACACCATTTGGCCTCTATTCTCCCACCTGGAGAGCGCTGTGAAGGAGGGAGCCAGCCAGCATGATAAGGCCTTTGGAAAGAAGTCTAAGGACATGTTTCAG GATACCGTCTACTACAACCAAGAGGTCAAACTGAGATTCATGAACGCCATGCACAGCATCGCCAAAGTCACAGGAAGAGCAGTCGCAACAGCCTTTGACCTCTCCAGCTTCAAAACTGCCTGCGACCTCGGAG GATGCACTGGTGCCATGGCCTATGAGTTTACTAAAGCCCATCCTGGGTtgtctgtgactgtgtttgacCTGCCTGCTGTTGTTGAGATGAGTGATCGCTTCACACCTCTGCACAAAGGCAACAGGATGTCATATGTGGCAG gAGACTTCTTTGAAGATGAGTTGCCCAAAGCAGATTTGTACATCCTGGCGAGAATCCTCCATGACTGGCCCGATGAGAGAGTGCATATTCTGCTGAAGAGGATCTCTGATGCATGCAGACCAG GCTGTGGAGTCCTGCTCAGTGAGATCTTCCTGGATGAAGACAGAGGCGGTCCGAGTCGTGGGCTGCTGCAGGCCCTCAGCATGAGCGTGGGAAAACAGAGGAGCGCCACAGAGTACAGTCTGCTCCTGAAGAGCCATGGGTTCATCACGGCACACGTCAGACATACAGACAACATGCTGGATGCTATGCTGTGCATCAAGGAGTGA
- the asmtl gene encoding probable bifunctional dTTP/UTP pyrophosphatase/methyltransferase protein isoform X1, translated as MPLNPVISKLANKLVVLASASPRRQDILRNAGLKFEVVPSWFKETLDKGLFKAPHEYAVETAKQKALEVARRMPFKHRKTPDMVIGADTIVTVDGMILEKPVDKHDAYRMLSSLSGKEHSVYTGVVILLCHDKENEEVDYQLIDFYEETKVKFADLSESMLWEYINSGEPMDKAGGYGIQALGGMLVECVHGDFLNVVGFPLNHFCKQLDLIYNRSTSSLDLDSSSVSLSENSPHSNSHSSSAKHRPSSSSSKQTHHNKKSPSTSPLHKVKRIGSDSEASESSLKLVNSSSKHADISDTTTVPLMTSRGQLSEHEDGEPKKKDLQKIMDLMDGFKASKALFTASKMCVFDLLRSKPGLDAEQVAQEIKASVKGTVCLLEACVSLGLLKSKEQNFQKPVYENTDLASRFLLSDAPFSLHGYIQHCDNTIWPLFSHLESAVKEGASQHDKAFGKKSKDMFQDTVYYNQEVKLRFMNAMHSIAKVTGRAVATAFDLSSFKTACDLGGCTGAMAYEFTKAHPGLSVTVFDLPAVVEMSDRFTPLHKGNRMSYVAGDFFEDELPKADLYILARILHDWPDERVHILLKRISDACRPGCAVLIAETMLDGGRPLSALQSLNMLAQTEGKERTKRQYVDLMSKHGFGDTRVVHTGNFLDAFLSIKI; from the exons ATGCCGCTGAACCCTGTCATCTCCAAACTCGCCAATAAACTGGTCGTGCTGGCAAGTGCTTCTCCTAGGAGACAGGATATTCTACGTAATGCG GGTTTAAAGTTTGAGGTGGTACCATCCTGGTTCAAAGAAACTCTGGATAAGGGACTTTTCAAAGCACCTCACGAGTATGCTGTCGAGACTGCCAAACAGAAGGCCTTGGAAGTGGCCAGGAGGATGCCCTTT AAACACCGGAAGACTCCAGACATGGTTATTGGAGCAGACACCATCGTg ACTGTTGATGGGATGATTCTAGAGAAGCCTGTCGACAAACATGATGCTTACAGGATGCTGTCAAG CTTGAGTGGTAAAGAGCACAGTGTCTACACTGGTGTAGTGATACTCCTCTGCCATGACAAAGAAA ATGAAGAAGTGGATTACCAGCTTATTGACTTCTATGAAGAAACAAAGGTGAAGTTTGCAGATCTGTCAGAAAGTATGCTGTGGGAATACATCAATAGTGGTGAACCCAT gGACAAGGCCGGTGGGTATGGTATTCAGGCTCTGGGGGGCATGCTGGTGGAGTGCGTCCACGGAGACTTCCTAAATGTTGTGGGGTTCCCCCTCAACCACTTCTGCAAACAGCTAGACCTGATTTACAACCGATCCACTTCCTCTTTAGACCTGGACAGTTCGTCTGTAAGCCTGAGTGAAAATAGCCCTCACAGCAACAGTCACAGTTCTTCAGCCAAACACAGACCCTCTTCATCCAgctccaaacaaacacatcacaacaaGAAGAGCCCCTCAACCAGCCCCCTCCACAAG GTGAAGAGGATCGGCAGTGACAGTGAAGCTAGTGAGAGTTCTCTGAAGTTGGTCAACAGCTCGTCTAAGCATGCAGACATCTCTGACACTACAACGGTACCACtgatgaccagcagggggcagctgTCAGAGCATGAGGACGGTGAACCCAAAAAAAAGGACCTGCAGAAAATCATGGATTTGATGGATGGTTTCAAAGCTTCAAAG GCACTGTTTACAGCCTCCAAGATGTGTGTGTTCGACCTGCTACGAAGCAAACCAGGGCTGGATGCAGAGCAGGTCGCCCAGGAGATCAAAGCCTCTGTGAAGGGGACTGTGTGTCTGTTAGAAGCCTGCGTGTCTCTGGGTCTATTGAAAAGCAAAGAACAAA ATTTCCAGAAGCCGGTATATGAGAACACAGACCTGGCCTCACGTTTTCTACTATCAGACGCTCCTTTCTCACTGCATGGCTACATCCAGCATTGTGACAACACCATTTGGCCTCTATTCTCCCACCTGGAGAGCGCTGTGAAGGAGGGAGCCAGCCAGCATGATAAGGCCTTTGGAAAGAAGTCTAAGGACATGTTTCAG GATACCGTCTACTACAACCAAGAGGTCAAACTGAGATTCATGAACGCCATGCACAGCATCGCCAAAGTCACAGGAAGAGCAGTCGCAACAGCCTTTGACCTCTCCAGCTTCAAAACTGCCTGCGACCTCGGAG GATGCACTGGTGCCATGGCCTATGAGTTTACTAAAGCCCATCCTGGGTtgtctgtgactgtgtttgacCTGCCTGCTGTTGTTGAGATGAGTGATCGCTTCACACCTCTGCACAAAGGCAACAGGATGTCATATGTGGCAG gAGACTTCTTTGAAGATGAGTTGCCCAAAGCAGATTTGTACATCCTGGCGAGAATCCTCCATGACTGGCCCGATGAGAGAGTGCATATTCTGCTGAAGAGGATCTCTGATGCATGCAGACCAG GTTGTGCAGTGCTCattgctgagaccatgttggacgGAGGAAGACCCCTCTCTGCCCTGCAGTCCCTGAACATGCTCGCCCAGACTGAGGGGAAAGAGAGGACAAAGAGACAGTATGTGGACTTGATGAGCAAACATGGATTTGGGGACACCCGTGTGGTTCACACTGGGAACTTCTTAGATGCCTTTCTTTCCATTAAAATATAA